From Rhododendron vialii isolate Sample 1 chromosome 10a, ASM3025357v1, the proteins below share one genomic window:
- the LOC131303710 gene encoding glutathione gamma-glutamylcysteinyltransferase 1-like isoform X1 yields MLADPDTIAAIEEKGITFDEFKVLCQKHADVSAFEASDSSLQHFTDQLAGDGHYSPVSAYHGGEDMALILDVAQHKYPFYWLPGKVLWEAMNELDGATCEKRGFMVLKVEADRRCNLSNTKKLKSVCALLGHQTKCVTVKLLRHSLHPYVSSPNTSSTSPSIHPCNPSLPPWIRVLVW; encoded by the exons ATGTTGGCTGATCCAGACACAATAGCAGCCATTGAAGAAAAAGGAATAACTTTTGATGAGTTTAAAGTTCTATGCCAGAAACATGCTGATGTCAGTGCCTTCGAGGCATCAGATAGCTCTCTTCAACACTTCACTGACCAATTG gCTGGCGATGGACATTATTCTCCGGTGTCGGCATATCACGGGGGCGAAGATATGGCGCTTATTCTAGATGTTGCTCAGCACAAGTATCCATTTTATTGGCTCCCCGGGAAAGTTCTTTGGGAGGCTATGAACGAATTGGATGGAGCAACTTGTGAAAAAAGAGG GTTTATGGTCTTAAAGGTAGAAGCTGACAGAAGGTGCAATTTGTCCAACACAAAGAAGTTG AAGAGTGTTTGCGCGCTCTTAGGTCATCAAACGAAATGTGTGACAGTGAAA TTGCTTCGTCACTCTCTACACCCTTACGTATCATCACCAAACACCAGTTCAACAtctccatccatccatccatgcAACCCCTCCTTGCCACCTTGGATTCGTGTCCTGGTGTGGTGA